Genomic DNA from candidate division WOR-3 bacterium:
TTTTTGATGGAACAGGGAGAAATGTTAGAAACCTTGTTCGTGATATTTTAGAACCTGGTGAGTATAAGGTTTTATGGACAGGCAAAAGTTCTTCAGGAAGATTTAAATCAGCTGGAAATTATTTTCTTTTACTTGAAGCAGGAGGAACAAAAATTTTTAAAAAGTTTATTTTAATCAAATAATAAACTTAAAGGTTTTATTCCATCAGCAAAGAAATTTTCATCTATAATTTGAAGTTTTCCTATCTTTTTAATATAAACATTCTTGAAGTTTTCCTTTAGGATTTTTAAAATTTCTGTTTTAAAAGGATAAATGCTCATTCCCTGTATAAAATTTTCAATATTTTTAATTTTTTTAACTAAATTTTCAAATTTTGAAAATTCATAAATATTTATAAAACCTTTTGATATGAAGATGTTTTCAGGATTCAATTTTATATAAAATTCACCAATTTTTTCTATTTTTTCCTCTTCAGAAAGATAAATGTAAAAATTGAATAATTTTTCCCTTTCACTGAATAAACCTTTTATTTTTGAAAGTTCTTTTTTTAATTTTCCTAAAAATTCATTAAAAATATTTTTATGAACAAAAATAACTGTTGGTGATAAACAGCCTGAATGGGAAAAATAAATAATATCCTTTATAAATTCTTTTATTTTTACTTTATCCGTAATAATTGAAACACTTGTCTTACTACCATATTCTATAATTTTTTTTGATTTATCAATATTTTTTTTAAATTCCTTTATGGTTCTGTCAGATCCGATAAGAACAAAATAATCATAATCTTTTATTTTTTCCTTTAAATTTTCCAAATCATCTTTAACAATTTTAATATTTTTAAAATTATTCTTTTTCAAATAGTCAAGGAGTTTGTTAGAAAGTTCAATAAAATTTTTGCTTGGTCTCCATAATATTTCTTCTGAAACCAGAATTAAAAAGTAAAGATATTGAATTTCTATTAGAGGAATATTACCAGGAGTCAATAAGAAACTCTTCTTTTTTTTAATTTTTTTAAATTTTGAAAAAGGTAAATCCTTTTTAACTTTTTTAAGCAATTTATTTTTATTACCAAAAATTGAGAATATATTATTAAGAGGTTCTTCAAAATACTTAAAACTTTTTCCTTTTTTTTCAATATATTTTTTTATAAATTCTTTTTCCCTTTTCCAAAAAGAACTTAAAGTATTAGAGTATTTTTCTAAAAGAAATTCAATTTCTTTTTGTCTTATCATATATTAATTTTATGGAAAAAACAGAACTCCTTGAAAAATGGGAAAAATTAAAAAGTTTTCTTAATGCTGATTCCCTTCAAAAGGAAAAGGAAAATCTTGAGAGGGAATCAGCAGGAGAAGGATTCTGGCAGGATAAGAAGAGAGCGAAAGAAGTTATGGGAAGGTTAAATGAAATTAAAGAAACACTTAAATTTATAGAAGAAATAGAAAAAAAATTTGAAGAATTAAAGGAACTTGAGTTATTGAAAGAAGAAGATAAAGATTTAGGTGAGGAGATTGAAGAAGAAATAGGGAAAATAATTAAAGAATTGAATAAGAAAATAGAAGAAATTGAGATAAAACTTATACTTGATGAACCAGATGACCACAAAAATTGTATTTTAACAATTCATCCTGGGGCAGGTGGAACAGAATCAATGGATTGGGCTTCAATGCTTTTGAGAATGTATTTAAGGTTTTGTGAGAGAAAAGGTTTTAAAGTAGAAGCCGATATACAGCCAGGAGAAGAAGCGGGTGTAAAATCTGCTACTTTATTTATAGAGGGTAAGTATGCCTATGGGCTTTTAAAAGCTGAAAGGGGTGTTCATAGGCTTGTGAGAATCTCACCTTTTGATGCATCAAGAAGGAGGCACACTTCCTTTGCAGCAGTGTTTGTTTATCCTGAAGTAGAAGAAGTGGAAGTAGAAATAAATGAAGATGATCTTGAAATAGAAACTTTCAGAGCTTCTGGTCCTGGTGGTCAGCATGTTCAAAAGGCATCAACTGCAATAAGAATAAGACATATTCCAACAGGAATAGTTGTATCATGTCAGAGTGAGAGGTCCTTACATCAGAATAGGATGTATGCGATGAGGATTTTAAGGGCAAGGTTAAAAGAGTATTATGATAAAAAACAGAAAGAGAAACTTGAAAAACTGGAAAAAGAAAAAACAGATATCGCATGGGGTAATCAGATAAGGAGTTATATTTTGCATCCTTATAAACTTATAAAAGATCACAGAACAGGGCTTGAAACAGGAAGAGTTGATGATGTTCTTGATGGTGATATCGAAGAATTTATAAAAACTTATCTTTTAATGGAGGGAAAAAATGAAGGAAAACAAAAAGTATCCTGAGGAATATAAAATACGCTTAGAGAAAATTCAAAAACTGAAAGAAATTGGAATCGAACCCTTTGCTTACAGATTTGATGGTAAAGTGGATATAAGGTTAATAAGGGAAAAGGAGTCAGAATTTCTTGGTAAGGAAATAAGAACTGCAGGAAGACTAAAATTTTTCAGGGATTTTGGTAAATTAATTTTTGCTGTTATTGAAGATGAAAGTGAAAAATTACAAATTGTTCTTGAAAAGAGTTCTTTAAATGAAAAATATCAAATCTTCAGAAAGTATATAGATCCAGGAGATATTATTGGTGTTGAGGGAAAGTTAGGAAAAACTCAGAAAGGGGAGCTTTCAATATTTGTTAAAGATTTTATTTTACTTACAAAGGCACTTTTACCTTTACCTGAAAAATTTCATGGATTACAGGATAAAGAGCTTATGTACAGAAAGAGGTATTTACATTTGATTTCTGATTTAAGTTCAAGGGAAGTTTTTAAATTAAGGACTAAGATTTTTGATTTTATAAGGGGTTTTCTTAACAAGAATAAATTTATTGAAGTTGAAACCCCAATTTTACAACCCATATATGGTGGTGCAACAGCAAGACCCTTTAAAACTTATTCAAATGCCCTTGATACAGAACTTTATTTAAGAATTTCAAATGAACTTTATCTTAAAAGGTTAATTGTAGGTGGGTTTGAAAGAGTTTATGAATTTTCAAAAGATTTCAGAAATGAGGGAATAGATAAAAGCCACTATCCTGAATTTACACTTCTTGAAGGCTACATTGCTTACTGGGATTATGAAGTTTTATCTCTTTTTATTGAAGAATTGCTGTATTCACTTGTTATTGAGATAAAAGGAAGTTATGAGATTGAGTATCAAGGTCAAAAAATTTCCTTTGAAAGACCCTTTAAAAGAGTCGATTATGTTGAATATTTAAAAAGTAAAATTGGATTTAATCCCTTAGAGGCTGATGTTAAAAAACTTCAAGATGTGGCTAAAGATCTTGGTATAGAGGAAAAAAATTATCCAAAAGTTCTTGATAAGATTTTTGACTATTTTTCTTCCAAGGAATTTATAAATCCTACCTTTGTTTTTAATTATCCAAAAGAACTTTCACCCCTTGCGAAAAAGAAAAGGGACGAAAATAGACTTACAGAAAGGTTTGAACTTTATATTGCAGGTTTAGAGGTTGTGAATGCTTTCTCAGAATTGAATGACCCAATAGATCAGGAGGAAAGATTTTTAAAACAGATAGAACTCAGAGAACTGGGTGATGAGGAGGCTCATGCTTTTGATGAGGATTATATTGAGGCTCTTTCCTATGGAATGCCTCCAACAGCAGGATTTGGTATAGGTATGGATAGGTTGTGTATGATACTTTTAGATAAGCCTAATATAAGGGATGTGATTTTATTTCCTGGTTTAAGACCCAAAAAAGAGTGAGAGTTTATCTATTTTTAATAAGGAGATTTTTGAGACTTAAGAGTGGTTTTTTACTTTCAATCCTTGCTTTTCTTTCAATTTCAGGTATTTTTTTAAGTGTTATGGCATTAATCCTTGTTACTGGTGTTATAACAGGTTTCCATTCCGAGATAAAAACGAGAATTTTATCATTAACCCCTCATATTTTGATTCAGAAATTTGGGGGAGAGAAAATAGAAAATCCCGATAGTATCATAAAAAAGATAAGTAAGATTAAGGGAATTGAAAAGGTTATTAAATACAAGATAACAAAAACCTTATTTAAAAATAAAATTAATATTGATGGTGGTCTTGTAAGGGCTTTACCCGATGGAGATTTCCCTTTGAAGAGAAAATTGAAAGAAAGCATTGTTGAAGGTGAGTTCAGTTTAAGGGAAAATGAAATTTTACTGGGTGATTATCTTGCTTACAGGTTAAGAGCAAATATAGGTGATACTATACTTCTTATGATCCCTTTTGAGGAAAAGTTTTCTCCTCTTTTTTTTCCTGTAAAATCTGAAAAATTTGTGGTCTCAGGAATTTTTGATCTCGGTTATTATGAATACAATTCTTCTTTTGCCTTTATATCTTTCGAAAAATTTGAGAAAATTTTAAAATCTTCAAATACCCTCTTAGAGGTTGTTTTAAGTGAACCTTATAATGCTGAAATTATAAAAAAGAAAATAGATAAGGAATTGAGATACCCCTTTTATACAGTTACCTGGATAGATATGAATAAATCTTTATTTTCTGCCCTTAAACTTGAGAAACTTGCTCTTTTTTTGATTCTTTCAATTCTGATTTTTGTGGCCTCTTTTATGATAATGGGGAATTTATTTGTTTTAATGGCAAAAAAAACAAGGGAAATAGGTATTTTAATGAGTATGGGTTTTAAAAAAGAAGATGTGTTTAAAATTTTTTTACTTGAAGGTTTAATACTTGGAAGTATAGGTATAATTTCAGGAGTAATGATTGGTTCTTTTTTGGGTTTTATAGCCGGAAAATATAAACTCATCAAACTTCCTCCTGATGTTTATTTTATTGATTATATGCCTGTAGTTATAAGCTTAAAAGATATTTTTTGGATTTTTCTCTCTTCTTATCTCATAGTTATTTTTTCCTCAGTAATACCTGCGATTAAAGCATCAAAAATTTTGCCAAGAGAAGCTCTGAGATATGAGTGAAATTATTTTAAGAGCAGAGGGACTTTATAAGAGCTTCAATTCTCCAAATGGTAAAATTGAAGTATTAAAAGGAGTGGATTTAGTTGTGAGAAAGGGTGATAAAATTCTTATTCAGGGTCCTTCTGGTTCAGGTAAAACAACTCTTTTAATGCTTCTTTCTTTTCTTGACAGACCTGATAATGGTAAAATTTTTTATATGGAAGAACTTATTTCCTTGGAAGACGAAAGAAAGTTATCTTTATTAAGGAATGAAAAATTTGGATTTATATTCCAATTTTATAATTTAATAAGAGAATTGAATGCCCTTGAAAATGTTATAGTTCCTCTTTTGATAAGGGGAGAAAGTGTTAAAAAAGCAAAGGAAAAAGCAAAGAAAATTCTTGAGATGGTTGGATTAAGTGAAAAAATATATTCTTTTCCTGCAGAGATGTCAGGAGGAGAGGAGCAAAGGGTAGCAATAGCAAGAGCAATCGTTGGGGAACCTGAAATAATTTTTGCTGATGAACCAACTGGCAGTCTTGATGAAAAGAATGCTTTAAAAGTTATGGAGATTCTCTTTGACCTCGTGGATAAAAATAATGTATCTTTGATTATGGTTTCACATAATCCTTTATGGACAAAATACTTTAATTTATCTTATTATTTACAAGAAGGAAGATTAAAATTAATAAAATGAAAGAAAAAATGGAAAAAATTTGTGAAAAATGTAAAAAGAATAAAGCAGAGGTAAAACTTGTTATTTATGAAAGTGGTGAAAAGCAAGTTCTTGAACTCTGTAAAGAATGTGCTGAAAAGGAGTCTATGGGGATTTCTCCTTCTCCATATCCTGTTCCTAAAAAAGAAAATCCTGTTTTAAAACCTGAGGAAGATCTTGTTTGTGTAAATTGTGGTTTAAAATTTTCTGAATTTTTAAAAATAACCAAATTTAAGTGTGAAAAATGTTATGAAAGTTTTGAACCAAATATAAGTAAGATAATTTATGATTATCATAAAGCAAAGGAGCATAAAGGTAAAATTTATAAGGGAGTTTATGAGCCCAATAAGGAATTCAGGTTGAGAGTTTTAAAAAGAGCACTGGAAGAAGCGATAAATAGGGAGGAATTTGAAAGAGCTGCTCGACTCAGAGACCTTATAAAGGAGGTGGAAGAAGGAAATGATACCTGAAAGATTTAAATGGATGAGTGAAAAAATTCCTTTCTGGCTAAGATTTATAAGTCCTGTTTATGGTGACATTGTTCTTTCTATAAGAATAAGACTTGCGAGAAATTTAAAGGGTTACAATTTTCCCTTATATCTTGATGAGGAAAAGAGGGTTAAGATTTTTAATTTGATAAGGGATGCCCTTTATTCAATTGAAAAACTGAAGAACCTTAAAATTTACGAGATTGATGAACTTGAGAAAATTGAAAAAGATTTTCTTGTAGAGAGACATCTTATATCAAAGGATTTATTGAAGGATGGAAAGGGTAGAGGAGTTGTAATGGATATGGAAGAAAAGATAAGTATTATGATAAATGAGGAAGATCACCTAAGAATTCAGGTTTTTTATCCTGGTTTTATGTTTGAGGAAGCTTTTATGAAAATAATGGAAATAGATGACCTTATTGGTTCTACTCTCTTGTATGCATTTCATAATAAATATGGATTTTTAACGACCTGTCCTACAAATGTTGGAACAGGTTTCAGGGTTTCCTCTTTGCTTCATCTTCCTGTTTCAGTTTTATCGGGAAGGATTCAGGAGGTTATTAACTTTGCTCTTAGTAATGATATTACAGTAAGGGGTTATTATGGTGAAGGTTCAGAGGTTATGGGAAATATTTTTCAGTTTTCTTCATTAAGAACTTTTGGAAAATCAGAGGAGGAAATTCTTTCTAATTTTAAGGATGTACTTTATAAAATAATAGATATAGAAAAAGAAGAAAGGGAAAAAATTTTAAAGAGCGCAAAAGATCTAATAGAGGATAAGGTTATGAGAACTATAGGCATTCTAAAAAGTGCTAAATTTTTGAATTCAAAAGAGGTTATGGAGTATACCTCTCATTTAAGGATGGCAGCGGGTATGAATATTATTGATATAAATATTGAAAAGATCAATGAAATAATGCTTTTAAATCAACCCGCGCATATTCAGATTTTATTCGGAAAAGTTATGGAAGAAAAAGAGAGGGATAAATTTAGAGGTATTCTTGTAAGGTCAAGACTTAATCTTTCATGAGAGAGAAGTTTTATTATACAATAAAGGAAGTTTCAGAAATTACAGGAATTAAACCTCATGTAATAAGATACTGGGAATCTCAAATTCCAGCTTTAAGACCAAAGAAAATAAGGGGAAGAAGGTTTTATACAAAGGAAGAAATAAATATTATAAACCTTATCAAAAAGTTACATTATGAAGAGGGATTAACAATTGAGGGAGTTAAGAAAAAAATTTTAAGTATGAAAGATAAAAAACAAATTGATCTTCCCCTTGAAAAGGATGACAGGAAAATTTTAAAAGAAATAAAATTGGAACTTTTGAGAATAATTGAATACTTAAAGTCTTGAAAGATTTTATTGTAGCAGTTAATTATTATAATAGTAATTATTTATACTAATTAAAAAGGAGGTCTTAAAATGGCAAAGACAACAAATGAAATAAAAAAACTTATAGCAGAAATTGAAGAAGAAGGTGTTAAAGTTCTCGCTACATTTAATGACCCCTATGGGGATAAACCACAACTTCTTGTTGAAGTTCCAATAAATATGGTTGAACCCACTCCTTTCCAGAGAGATCTTTCTGAACCTCATGTTAGAAGGTTGATGGAAGTGATTGAGACAGTTGGTAGGTATCTTGATCCTATTATTCTTGTTAGGCCTAAAAAGGGAGTTTATTGGACCCCAAATGGAAATCATAGAAGAGAGGCTATGTTAAGGCTTGGTAAGGAAAAAATTACAGGAATTTTAATTCCTGATTATTCCACCACATATCAGATACTGGCTTTAAATACAGAAAAGGCTCATAACATAAAAGAAAAATCGCTTGAAGTGATTAGAATGTATAAGACAATAATGAAAGAAGAACCAGATAAATATGAAAGTGAATATGCTTTCCAATTTGAAGAGGCTCCTTATATAACTCTTGGTATTTTATATGAAGAAAAACCTAAATTTTCAGGTGGAGCTTATCATACATTCTTAAAGAAGGTAGATAACTTTTTAGATATACCTTTTGAAGAGGCTTATACAGAGAGAGAAAAAAGAGCTTCCATTCTTGCTGAGGTGGATGAAATTGTTCAAGAAAAAGTTATAAAGATAAGAGAAAGGGGTATAAACCATCCCTTTGTAAAGCAGTTTGTTGTAAGTAAAGCTAATCCTTTTGGAAGAAAAAGAAAACTTGATGTAAATTATTATGAAGCCTTTGAAATGTTTAAAGAAAGGTTAAATGAACTTGATGTTTCAAAAGTAAGTTTGGAAGATATTGTATCAGCAGAAAGTAGTTTTGAGGAGTAATAATTTTTGTTTTTAAAATTGAAAAGAAAGGAAAAATTATAATTTTTTAAAAACCTTTTATTTCTTTTTTTTAACTTTTTTTTCTTTTTTTAAATCAGGAAATAAATACTTAATAACATCGTATATATTATCAACATAAATAAATTCCATTCCCTTTATTATGTAAGAAGGTAATTCTTTAACATCTTTTTCATTCCAGCTTGGAAGAATTACTCTTTTGATTCCTGCTCTTTTTGCTGCAAGGACTTTTTCTTTTATTCCACCCACTGGCATAACTTTTCCCCTTAAGGTTATTTCACCAGTCATTGCTACTTCTGGATCTACTGGTTTACCTGTAAAAAGTGAAAGTAAAGATACAAAAATTGCAACTCCTGCAGAAGGTCCATCTTTTGGAATTGCTCCCTCTGGAACATGAATATGAATATCACTTTTTTCAATTTCCGAATAATTTATATTCCAGGCTCTTGAATTTGCTCTGATAAGTGTTAAAGCAGCCTGACAGGATTCTCTCATTACTTCTCCAAGTTTTCCTGTTAAAATTAAAGCCCCCCTTCCTGGCATTTTTGCTGATTCTATAAAAAGAATTTCTCCACCTGTAGGAGTCCATGCTAACCCTGTCGCAACTCCAACTGTTCCCTTTCTTATTTTTGTTTCAGAATAAAAAATAGGAGAACCANNNNNNNNNNTTTCCATTGCAATTTTTCTCATAATTTCACCAATCTTCCTTTCAAGTTGTCTTACACCAGCCTCTCTCGTATATTCATTTATTATTTTTTCTAATGCTTTTTTTGTAAAGTTAATATTCATACCATCAAGACCGTTTTCCTTTTTCTGTCTTGGTATTAAGTATCTGGTTGCTATAAATAATTTTTCCTTATCCACATACCCTGGAATTTCAATAATTTCCATTCTATCAAGTAAAGGAGGCGGAATTGTATAAAGAGTATTGGCAGTAGCGATGAAAAATACCTGTGATAAATCAAAGGGCACTTCTATATAGTGATCACGGAAGGAATAGTTCTGTTCAGGATCAAGAACTTCTAAAAGAGCAGATGCAGGATCACCTCTAAAATCAAGACCAATTTTATCCACTTCATCCAGCATAAATACAGGATTTTTCGTCCCAACCTGTCTTATCCCTTGGATAATTCTACCTGGTAATGCACCAACATATGTTCTCCTGTGACCCCTTATTTCTGCTTCATCTCTTATACCACCAAGAGCCATCCTTATGAATTTTCTCCCTAAGGCTCTTGCTATACTTTTACCAAGAGAAGTTTTACCAACACCAGGAGGTCCAATAAAACAAAGAATAGGACCTTTCAGTTTTCCTTTTTTGATTATTCTCACTGCAAGAAATTCAAGAATTCTTTCCTTGACTTTTTCTAAATTATAGTGATCCTCATCAAGGATTTTTTTCGCTCTTTCTAAATCAAGGATATCC
This window encodes:
- a CDS encoding S16 family serine protease; this encodes GSPIFYSETKIRKGTVGVATGLAWTPTGGEILFIESAKMPGRGALILTGKLGEVMRESCQAALTLIRANSRAWNINYSEIEKSDIHIHVPEGAIPKDGPSAGVAIFVSLLSLFTGKPVDPEVAMTGEITLRGKVMPVGGIKEKVLAAKRAGIKRVILPSWNEKDVKELPSYIIKGMEFIYVDNIYDVIKYLFPDLKKEKKVKKKK
- a CDS encoding ParB N-terminal domain-containing protein, yielding MAKTTNEIKKLIAEIEEEGVKVLATFNDPYGDKPQLLVEVPINMVEPTPFQRDLSEPHVRRLMEVIETVGRYLDPIILVRPKKGVYWTPNGNHRREAMLRLGKEKITGILIPDYSTTYQILALNTEKAHNIKEKSLEVIRMYKTIMKEEPDKYESEYAFQFEEAPYITLGILYEEKPKFSGGAYHTFLKKVDNFLDIPFEEAYTEREKRASILAEVDEIVQEKVIKIRERGINHPFVKQFVVSKANPFGRKRKLDVNYYEAFEMFKERLNELDVSKVSLEDIVSAESSFEE
- a CDS encoding MerR family transcriptional regulator — protein: MREKFYYTIKEVSEITGIKPHVIRYWESQIPALRPKKIRGRRFYTKEEINIINLIKKLHYEEGLTIEGVKKKILSMKDKKQIDLPLEKDDRKILKEIKLELLRIIEYLKS
- a CDS encoding ABC transporter permease, yielding MRLKSGFLLSILAFLSISGIFLSVMALILVTGVITGFHSEIKTRILSLTPHILIQKFGGEKIENPDSIIKKISKIKGIEKVIKYKITKTLFKNKINIDGGLVRALPDGDFPLKRKLKESIVEGEFSLRENEILLGDYLAYRLRANIGDTILLMIPFEEKFSPLFFPVKSEKFVVSGIFDLGYYEYNSSFAFISFEKFEKILKSSNTLLEVVLSEPYNAEIIKKKIDKELRYPFYTVTWIDMNKSLFSALKLEKLALFLILSILIFVASFMIMGNLFVLMAKKTREIGILMSMGFKKEDVFKIFLLEGLILGSIGIISGVMIGSFLGFIAGKYKLIKLPPDVYFIDYMPVVISLKDIFWIFLSSYLIVIFSSVIPAIKASKILPREALRYE
- a CDS encoding T9SS type A sorting domain-containing protein encodes the protein PDSIVYNPEKDILCKIIRGPVIKGRELVENIYVFNNKGNVFFNFKVNKKSEINIKIFDGTGRNVRNLVRDILEPGEYKVLWTGKSSSGRFKSAGNYFLLLEAGGTKIFKKFILIK
- a CDS encoding aldehyde dehydrogenase family protein, with the translated sequence MIRQKEIEFLLEKYSNTLSSFWKREKEFIKKYIEKKGKSFKYFEEPLNNIFSIFGNKNKLLKKVKKDLPFSKFKKIKKKKSFLLTPGNIPLIEIQYLYFLILVSEEILWRPSKNFIELSNKLLDYLKKNNFKNIKIVKDDLENLKEKIKDYDYFVLIGSDRTIKEFKKNIDKSKKIIEYGSKTSVSIITDKVKIKEFIKDIIYFSHSGCLSPTVIFVHKNIFNEFLGKLKKELSKIKGLFSEREKLFNFYIYLSEEEKIEKIGEFYIKLNPENIFISKGFINIYEFSKFENLVKKIKNIENFIQGMSIYPFKTEILKILKENFKNVYIKKIGKLQIIDENFFADGIKPLSLLFD
- a CDS encoding UvrB/UvrC motif-containing protein is translated as MKEKMEKICEKCKKNKAEVKLVIYESGEKQVLELCKECAEKESMGISPSPYPVPKKENPVLKPEEDLVCVNCGLKFSEFLKITKFKCEKCYESFEPNISKIIYDYHKAKEHKGKIYKGVYEPNKEFRLRVLKRALEEAINREEFERAARLRDLIKEVEEGNDT
- a CDS encoding protein arginine kinase; this encodes MIPERFKWMSEKIPFWLRFISPVYGDIVLSIRIRLARNLKGYNFPLYLDEEKRVKIFNLIRDALYSIEKLKNLKIYEIDELEKIEKDFLVERHLISKDLLKDGKGRGVVMDMEEKISIMINEEDHLRIQVFYPGFMFEEAFMKIMEIDDLIGSTLLYAFHNKYGFLTTCPTNVGTGFRVSSLLHLPVSVLSGRIQEVINFALSNDITVRGYYGEGSEVMGNIFQFSSLRTFGKSEEEILSNFKDVLYKIIDIEKEEREKILKSAKDLIEDKVMRTIGILKSAKFLNSKEVMEYTSHLRMAAGMNIIDINIEKINEIMLLNQPAHIQILFGKVMEEKERDKFRGILVRSRLNLS
- a CDS encoding ABC transporter ATP-binding protein, coding for MSEIILRAEGLYKSFNSPNGKIEVLKGVDLVVRKGDKILIQGPSGSGKTTLLMLLSFLDRPDNGKIFYMEELISLEDERKLSLLRNEKFGFIFQFYNLIRELNALENVIVPLLIRGESVKKAKEKAKKILEMVGLSEKIYSFPAEMSGGEEQRVAIARAIVGEPEIIFADEPTGSLDEKNALKVMEILFDLVDKNNVSLIMVSHNPLWTKYFNLSYYLQEGRLKLIK
- the lysS gene encoding lysine--tRNA ligase, encoding MKENKKYPEEYKIRLEKIQKLKEIGIEPFAYRFDGKVDIRLIREKESEFLGKEIRTAGRLKFFRDFGKLIFAVIEDESEKLQIVLEKSSLNEKYQIFRKYIDPGDIIGVEGKLGKTQKGELSIFVKDFILLTKALLPLPEKFHGLQDKELMYRKRYLHLISDLSSREVFKLRTKIFDFIRGFLNKNKFIEVETPILQPIYGGATARPFKTYSNALDTELYLRISNELYLKRLIVGGFERVYEFSKDFRNEGIDKSHYPEFTLLEGYIAYWDYEVLSLFIEELLYSLVIEIKGSYEIEYQGQKISFERPFKRVDYVEYLKSKIGFNPLEADVKKLQDVAKDLGIEEKNYPKVLDKIFDYFSSKEFINPTFVFNYPKELSPLAKKKRDENRLTERFELYIAGLEVVNAFSELNDPIDQEERFLKQIELRELGDEEAHAFDEDYIEALSYGMPPTAGFGIGMDRLCMILLDKPNIRDVILFPGLRPKKE
- the prfB gene encoding peptide chain release factor 2 is translated as MEKTELLEKWEKLKSFLNADSLQKEKENLERESAGEGFWQDKKRAKEVMGRLNEIKETLKFIEEIEKKFEELKELELLKEEDKDLGEEIEEEIGKIIKELNKKIEEIEIKLILDEPDDHKNCILTIHPGAGGTESMDWASMLLRMYLRFCERKGFKVEADIQPGEEAGVKSATLFIEGKYAYGLLKAERGVHRLVRISPFDASRRRHTSFAAVFVYPEVEEVEVEINEDDLEIETFRASGPGGQHVQKASTAIRIRHIPTGIVVSCQSERSLHQNRMYAMRILRARLKEYYDKKQKEKLEKLEKEKTDIAWGNQIRSYILHPYKLIKDHRTGLETGRVDDVLDGDIEEFIKTYLLMEGKNEGKQKVS